Proteins co-encoded in one Streptomyces roseochromogenus subsp. oscitans DS 12.976 genomic window:
- a CDS encoding phenylalanine 4-monooxygenase: MVERTEETLVMDWLSRTPLDPHGRHLGPAQRHPAFSDGAYLRRRDDLVAGAEGHRVGTPSPTVEYTEAEHATWRTAHAALVEAHREHACRAVLRAQERAAIPGDRIPQHEEVSDRLQELTGFRFTLAGGIVQNKRFLGAMADGYFHAVQYVRHPAMPLYTPEPDVLHDVFSHGTHLCDPWFADLYRAVGRAAARVESRDALDLISRLYWFTLEFGVAWEEDRPKAYGAALLSSYGELGHVRRARIRPLDIAEVLRRPVQVAGYQPVLYAIDPLPRLADFLHGFLDDFDDDTRARLRLPALSERGSLARPNLSKEPDADPGGAGRGLSEKGLL; this comes from the coding sequence ATGGTCGAGCGCACGGAGGAGACCTTGGTGATGGACTGGCTGAGCCGCACGCCACTGGACCCGCACGGCAGGCATCTGGGCCCGGCCCAGCGGCACCCCGCCTTCTCCGATGGCGCCTATCTGCGCCGCCGGGACGACCTGGTGGCCGGCGCCGAGGGACACCGCGTCGGCACCCCGTCACCGACCGTGGAGTACACCGAGGCCGAGCACGCCACCTGGCGCACCGCCCACGCGGCGCTGGTCGAGGCGCACCGGGAGCACGCCTGCCGGGCCGTCCTGCGGGCCCAGGAACGGGCCGCGATCCCGGGGGACCGGATTCCGCAGCATGAGGAGGTCTCCGACCGCCTCCAGGAGCTGACCGGCTTCCGGTTCACGCTGGCCGGCGGGATCGTACAGAACAAGCGGTTCCTTGGGGCCATGGCCGACGGCTACTTTCACGCGGTGCAGTACGTCCGCCACCCTGCGATGCCCTTGTACACACCCGAACCGGACGTCCTGCACGATGTGTTCAGTCACGGCACCCACCTGTGCGACCCCTGGTTCGCCGACCTGTACCGCGCTGTCGGCCGCGCCGCCGCCCGCGTGGAATCGCGCGACGCCCTGGATCTGATCAGCCGCCTGTACTGGTTCACCCTTGAGTTCGGTGTGGCCTGGGAGGAAGACCGTCCAAAGGCGTACGGGGCCGCACTGCTGTCGTCGTACGGCGAACTCGGCCACGTCCGGCGCGCCCGCATCCGGCCGCTCGACATCGCCGAAGTGCTGCGCCGGCCCGTCCAGGTCGCCGGCTACCAACCGGTCCTGTACGCCATCGACCCGCTGCCCCGCCTGGCGGACTTCCTCCATGGCTTCCTCGACGACTTCGACGACGACACCCGCGCCCGGCTGCGTCTGCCCGCACTGAGCGAACGCGGCTCCCTGGCACGCCCCAACCTCTCGAAGGAGCCCGACGCCGACCCCGGCGGTGCGGGGCGTGGCCTGTCGGAAAAGGGCCTCTTGTAG
- a CDS encoding NAD(P)H-dependent oxidoreductase has translation MSVRILALVGSLRAGSHNRQLAEAAVKLAPEGAEVVLYEGLADVPFYNEDIDVEGSVPAAAAKLREAAQAADAFLLFSPEYNGTIPAVLKNAIDWLSRPYGAGAFGGKPAAVIGTAFGQYGGVWAQDETRKAVGIAGGKVIEDIKLSIPGSVTRFAETHPVDDAEVAAQLTEVVARLHGTIGEVTAA, from the coding sequence ATGTCTGTTCGCATCCTCGCGCTCGTCGGCAGCCTCCGCGCCGGTTCGCACAACCGCCAGCTCGCCGAGGCGGCCGTCAAGCTCGCTCCCGAGGGTGCCGAGGTCGTGCTGTACGAGGGCCTGGCCGACGTTCCCTTCTACAACGAGGACATCGACGTCGAGGGCAGCGTGCCGGCCGCCGCCGCGAAGCTGCGTGAGGCCGCGCAGGCCGCCGACGCGTTCCTGCTCTTCTCCCCGGAGTACAACGGCACCATCCCGGCCGTCCTGAAGAACGCCATCGACTGGCTGTCCCGTCCGTACGGCGCCGGCGCCTTCGGTGGCAAGCCCGCCGCCGTGATCGGCACCGCCTTCGGCCAGTACGGCGGCGTGTGGGCGCAGGACGAGACCCGCAAGGCCGTGGGCATCGCCGGCGGCAAGGTGATCGAGGACATCAAGCTGTCCATCCCGGGTTCGGTGACCCGCTTCGCCGAGACCCACCCGGTCGACGACGCCGAGGTCGCCGCCCAGCTGACCGAGGTCGTCGCCCGGCTGCACGGCACCATCGGCGAGGTCACGGCCGCCTGA
- a CDS encoding zinc ribbon domain-containing protein YjdM: MSEVLPPCPECSSVYTYEMGALLVCPECGHEWAPSAAATDAGGDKVIRDAVGNVLADGDTVTVVKTLKVKGSPAGIKAGTKVRGIRLVDGVDGHDIDCKIDGFGAMQLKSSVVKKV; this comes from the coding sequence ATGAGTGAAGTTCTTCCCCCCTGCCCCGAATGTTCCAGCGTGTACACGTACGAGATGGGCGCGCTGCTCGTCTGTCCGGAGTGCGGCCACGAGTGGGCGCCGTCCGCCGCGGCTACTGACGCCGGCGGGGACAAGGTGATCAGGGATGCGGTCGGCAATGTGCTCGCCGACGGCGACACCGTGACGGTGGTCAAGACGCTCAAGGTCAAGGGCAGCCCGGCCGGCATCAAGGCGGGCACCAAGGTGCGGGGCATCCGCCTCGTCGACGGCGTGGACGGTCACGACATCGACTGCAAGATCGACGGCTTCGGTGCCATGCAGCTGAAGTCGAGCGTGGTCAAGAAGGTCTGA
- the trxA gene encoding thioredoxin: MSSTVELTKENFDETVSANDFVLIDFWAAWCGPCRQFAPVYEKAATDNPDLVFGKVDTEAQPELAAAFGIQSIPTLMIVRDKVAVYAQPGALPEAALADIIGQARKLDMDEVRKSIAAQEAQKGTAE, translated from the coding sequence ATGAGCAGCACCGTGGAGCTGACCAAGGAAAACTTCGACGAGACGGTCAGCGCGAACGACTTCGTTCTCATCGACTTCTGGGCTGCTTGGTGCGGGCCGTGCCGCCAGTTCGCGCCGGTGTACGAGAAGGCCGCCACGGACAACCCGGACCTGGTCTTCGGCAAGGTGGACACCGAGGCCCAGCCGGAGCTGGCCGCGGCCTTCGGCATCCAGTCGATCCCGACGCTGATGATCGTCCGCGACAAGGTCGCCGTCTACGCCCAGCCGGGCGCCCTGCCCGAGGCCGCGCTGGCCGACATCATCGGGCAGGCCCGGAAGCTGGACATGGACGAGGTCCGCAAGAGCATCGCGGCCCAGGAGGCCCAGAAGGGCACCGCCGAGTAA
- a CDS encoding PLP-dependent cysteine synthase family protein yields MSTALRSISSRDISSFLAAHELPEPAGAPRRSAAGLVGNTPVLWVGEPFHPPGRGFWAKLEGANPGGLKDRPGLHMVAAARKRGELAPGAPVIESTSGTLGLGLALAGITYGHPVTLVTDPGMEPLMVHQLCALGARVDVVTEPAPVGGWQEARRQRVRELLARTPSAWCPDQYNNPDNVAAYAPLALELTVQLGRIDVLVAAVGTGGHSAGVARTLRAFNPELRLVGVDSVHSTVFGQPAGPRLMRGLGSSIHPGNVDHAAFDEVHWVAPGEAVRTCRELARGHCASGGWSVGAVALVANWLARTQPERTRTVAIFPDGVHRYWNTVYSDDYCRTHDLLGGAPAADPDEITRPDERVVERWTRCTDVTVPEVMAR; encoded by the coding sequence ATGAGCACAGCTCTGCGCAGCATCTCCTCGCGCGACATCAGCTCCTTCCTCGCAGCACACGAACTCCCGGAACCGGCCGGAGCCCCGCGCCGGTCAGCGGCCGGCCTGGTCGGCAACACGCCTGTCCTGTGGGTGGGGGAGCCCTTCCATCCGCCCGGGCGCGGTTTCTGGGCCAAGCTGGAGGGCGCCAACCCGGGCGGCCTCAAGGACCGCCCGGGTCTGCACATGGTCGCCGCCGCCCGCAAGCGCGGCGAACTCGCACCAGGCGCACCCGTCATCGAGTCCACCAGCGGCACCCTCGGCCTCGGTCTCGCCCTGGCCGGCATCACGTACGGCCATCCGGTCACCCTCGTCACCGACCCCGGCATGGAGCCGCTGATGGTGCACCAGCTGTGCGCACTCGGCGCCCGCGTGGACGTGGTCACCGAGCCGGCCCCGGTGGGAGGCTGGCAGGAGGCGCGCCGCCAGCGGGTACGCGAACTGCTCGCCCGTACTCCGTCGGCCTGGTGCCCCGACCAGTACAACAACCCCGACAACGTCGCCGCCTACGCCCCACTCGCCCTGGAACTCACCGTCCAGCTCGGCCGGATCGACGTCCTGGTCGCCGCCGTCGGCACCGGCGGGCACTCGGCGGGCGTCGCGCGCACCCTGCGCGCCTTCAACCCCGAGCTGAGACTCGTCGGCGTCGACTCGGTGCACTCCACCGTCTTCGGCCAGCCGGCCGGCCCCCGCCTCATGCGCGGCCTGGGCAGTAGCATCCACCCGGGGAACGTCGACCACGCCGCCTTCGACGAGGTTCACTGGGTGGCTCCCGGCGAGGCCGTGCGGACCTGCCGGGAGCTGGCCCGGGGCCACTGCGCCAGCGGTGGATGGAGCGTGGGAGCCGTCGCCCTCGTGGCCAACTGGCTCGCCCGTACACAACCGGAGCGGACCCGTACCGTGGCGATCTTCCCGGACGGCGTGCACCGCTACTGGAACACCGTCTACAGCGACGACTACTGCCGCACGCACGACCTGCTGGGCGGCGCGCCGGCCGCCGACCCGGACGAGATCACACGGCCCGATGAGCGGGTGGTCGAGCGATGGACCCGCTGCACCGACGTCACCGTGCCCGAGGTGATGGCGCGATGA
- a CDS encoding tetratricopeptide repeat protein, with protein METQVETQPETVYYDHGTPDERWERARQFFDAKDYAGAARVLTGLVEEVPEQTGPRLLLARAYYHSAQLSRAEAELRVIVERDPVEHYARLMLGRTLQRQARHEEAERHLRIASALAGDFPQE; from the coding sequence GTGGAGACTCAAGTGGAGACCCAGCCGGAGACGGTGTACTACGACCACGGCACACCGGATGAGCGCTGGGAGCGTGCGCGGCAGTTCTTCGACGCCAAGGACTACGCGGGCGCGGCACGGGTGCTGACCGGGCTCGTCGAAGAGGTGCCGGAGCAGACCGGACCCCGGCTGCTGCTGGCCCGCGCCTACTACCACTCGGCCCAACTGAGCCGTGCGGAAGCCGAGTTGCGCGTCATCGTGGAGCGTGACCCGGTGGAGCACTACGCCCGGCTGATGCTGGGCCGTACGCTCCAGCGGCAGGCCCGGCACGAGGAGGCGGAGCGGCATCTGCGGATCGCTTCGGCGCTCGCGGGTGACTTCCCGCAGGAGTGA
- a CDS encoding RNA polymerase sigma factor has product MNRRFPWPDERLIKAAQDGDVTSLTTVVMESQPHVRRFALSLCASPQDAEDAAQEALIILYRKIGTLRTTGALASWMFRIVRNECLRQVRLLVSRSDNTAAQPEACARQSAEDAVLRGMEVERIAAAVSALPGDQRQVLIMRDVQGLPGTAVARSLGLSNAAMKSRLHRARVALRRSSGPSDRAADPSAGGEPQP; this is encoded by the coding sequence ATGAACCGACGATTCCCCTGGCCGGACGAACGGCTGATCAAGGCCGCCCAGGACGGCGACGTCACGTCGCTCACCACCGTCGTCATGGAATCGCAGCCGCATGTGCGCAGATTCGCGCTGTCGCTGTGCGCCTCACCGCAGGACGCGGAGGACGCGGCGCAGGAGGCGCTGATCATCCTCTACCGGAAGATCGGTACCCTGCGGACTACCGGTGCGCTCGCCTCGTGGATGTTCCGGATCGTGCGCAACGAATGCCTCCGGCAGGTACGGCTGCTCGTCTCGCGCAGCGACAACACGGCGGCCCAACCGGAGGCGTGCGCGAGGCAGTCCGCCGAGGACGCGGTGCTGCGCGGGATGGAGGTGGAGCGGATCGCGGCCGCGGTCAGCGCCCTTCCCGGTGACCAGCGGCAGGTCCTGATCATGCGGGATGTCCAGGGCCTGCCCGGCACTGCCGTCGCCCGCTCGCTCGGCCTGAGCAACGCCGCGATGAAGTCGCGGCTGCACAGAGCCCGCGTGGCATTGCGTCGGTCATCGGGGCCGTCCGATCGAGCGGCCGACCCATCAGCCGGAGGGGAACCGCAACCGTGA
- a CDS encoding peptide deformylase, which yields MAPPRDHASLAERVEELLAAGGPLPIVAAGQPVLRRGTEPYDGQLGPALLARFIDALRETMHAAPGVGLAAPQVGVPLRIAVIEDPAPVPEEVAVARGRVPQPFRVLVNPVYEPVGAARAAFFEGCLSVPGWQAVVARHAEVRLRGTDEHGRALDELFTGWPARIVQHETDHLDGTLYLDHAELRSLSTNEAVAALWNRPTPEAAADALGFELP from the coding sequence ATGGCACCTCCCCGTGATCACGCATCGCTCGCCGAGCGGGTCGAGGAACTCCTCGCCGCCGGCGGCCCCCTGCCCATCGTCGCCGCCGGGCAGCCGGTGCTGCGGCGTGGCACCGAGCCGTACGACGGTCAGCTCGGCCCCGCTCTGCTCGCCCGCTTCATCGACGCCCTGCGCGAGACCATGCACGCCGCGCCCGGCGTGGGCCTCGCCGCACCGCAGGTCGGCGTACCGCTGCGGATCGCGGTCATCGAGGATCCGGCGCCGGTGCCCGAGGAGGTCGCGGTGGCCCGGGGCCGGGTTCCGCAGCCGTTCCGTGTCCTGGTCAACCCGGTGTACGAGCCGGTGGGCGCTGCTCGCGCCGCGTTCTTCGAGGGCTGCCTGAGCGTGCCGGGCTGGCAGGCCGTGGTGGCCCGGCACGCCGAGGTGCGGCTGCGCGGCACGGACGAGCACGGCCGGGCGCTGGACGAGCTGTTCACCGGGTGGCCCGCCCGGATCGTCCAGCACGAGACGGACCACCTGGACGGCACGCTCTACCTGGACCACGCCGAACTGCGCTCCCTGTCCACGAACGAGGCGGTCGCCGCGCTGTGGAACCGGCCGACCCCGGAGGCGGCGGCCGACGCCCTCGGCTTCGAACTTCCGTAA
- a CDS encoding MDR family MFS transporter, with protein sequence MNSLSAQFRSFNGCVRLLMVQQFTINTAFYMLMPYLAVHLANDLRMAAWAVGLVLGVRNFTQQGMFLVGGTLADRLGCKPVIVAGCVLRTVGFGLLGCVDSLPALVAASAATGFAGAMFNPAVRACLAHEAGERRVVAFAAFNVFYQAGMFVGPLVGLALLAADFRLVCSVAAVLFLALTLLQLRLLPARRGTPSAEQSGVLADWRTIVRNRPFVLFSLAMIGSYVLSFQVYLALPLEAHRVAPGSGDAVTTALFAVSAAVAVVGQLGITAWARARWSPQRAIVYGISLMGAAFLPLVTADSTVDGRSGLLDWIVTLGPLLVSVALLGLGTAAVYPFEMDTVVRLAGGRLVATHYGLYNSVSGLGITLGNLTTGAVWDATDRLGHPELTWWILAVTGALCAGCVALLARSGRLHARPEPEPMTVAS encoded by the coding sequence ATGAACTCCCTTTCCGCACAGTTCCGTTCGTTCAACGGATGCGTCCGGCTGCTGATGGTCCAGCAGTTCACCATCAACACCGCCTTCTACATGCTCATGCCCTATCTCGCCGTGCACCTGGCGAACGACCTGCGCATGGCCGCATGGGCGGTCGGCCTGGTGCTGGGCGTGCGCAACTTCACCCAGCAGGGCATGTTCCTGGTCGGCGGAACGCTCGCCGACCGGCTCGGCTGCAAACCCGTGATCGTGGCGGGCTGTGTGCTGCGCACCGTCGGCTTCGGCCTCCTCGGATGCGTCGACAGCCTGCCCGCTCTCGTGGCGGCGTCCGCGGCGACCGGGTTCGCGGGGGCGATGTTCAACCCGGCCGTTCGAGCGTGTCTCGCCCACGAGGCAGGGGAGCGACGGGTGGTGGCCTTCGCCGCCTTCAACGTCTTCTACCAAGCGGGCATGTTCGTCGGCCCGCTCGTCGGACTCGCGCTGCTGGCCGCCGACTTCCGTCTGGTCTGCTCCGTGGCGGCCGTGCTGTTCCTCGCTCTGACGCTCCTCCAGCTGCGACTGCTGCCCGCCCGCAGGGGCACGCCCTCGGCCGAGCAGAGCGGTGTCCTGGCCGACTGGCGGACCATTGTCCGCAACCGTCCCTTCGTCCTGTTCTCCCTCGCGATGATCGGCTCGTACGTGCTGTCCTTCCAGGTCTATCTGGCGCTGCCGCTCGAGGCTCACCGCGTGGCGCCGGGCAGCGGTGACGCGGTGACCACGGCCCTGTTCGCGGTCTCCGCCGCGGTGGCCGTGGTAGGGCAGCTGGGAATCACCGCATGGGCGCGGGCCCGCTGGTCCCCGCAGCGCGCGATCGTCTACGGCATCTCGCTGATGGGCGCGGCTTTCCTGCCCCTGGTGACGGCCGACTCGACGGTCGACGGGAGGTCCGGCCTCCTCGACTGGATCGTGACGCTCGGCCCGCTGCTCGTCTCGGTGGCCCTGCTCGGGCTGGGCACGGCCGCGGTGTACCCCTTCGAGATGGACACCGTCGTCCGCCTCGCCGGCGGCCGGCTCGTCGCCACGCACTACGGGCTCTACAACTCCGTCTCCGGCCTCGGCATCACCCTGGGCAACCTCACCACGGGCGCCGTCTGGGACGCCACCGACCGGCTGGGCCACCCGGAACTGACCTGGTGGATACTCGCCGTGACAGGCGCGCTCTGCGCCGGATGCGTCGCACTGCTCGCACGCTCCGGCCGCCTGCATGCCCGGCCTGAGCCGGAACCGATGACGGTGGCCTCATGA
- a CDS encoding TetR/AcrR family transcriptional regulator, producing MLYAVFMSRALPPFPPPQEPFDEPQLLDVGTAREEPCLRADAARNRARLLEAAARLIAEHGVAGVTMEAVAAAAKVGKGTVFRRFGDRTGLLMALLDHSDRKLQADFLGGPPPLGPGAPPLDRLRAFGVAVLYRYAEQLDLLLAAQTEPTRRLSHPAVNALRTHVSMLLRQIVPGADCELLSQTLLASLDPAVIHHQTRRCGMPMERLEAGWIDLVARMTGTEPPRPPEPSR from the coding sequence ATGCTTTACGCTGTCTTCATGTCCCGCGCCCTGCCTCCCTTCCCGCCGCCGCAAGAGCCCTTCGACGAGCCCCAGTTGCTCGACGTGGGCACGGCGCGCGAGGAGCCGTGCCTACGTGCCGACGCGGCGCGCAACCGGGCCCGGCTGCTGGAGGCCGCCGCCCGGCTGATCGCGGAACACGGGGTCGCCGGGGTCACCATGGAGGCGGTGGCGGCGGCGGCCAAGGTGGGCAAGGGAACGGTCTTCCGCCGCTTCGGCGACCGTACCGGACTCCTGATGGCCCTGCTCGACCACTCGGACCGCAAGCTGCAGGCCGACTTCCTGGGCGGCCCCCCGCCACTGGGACCCGGAGCGCCACCCCTGGACCGCCTGCGGGCGTTCGGCGTGGCGGTGCTGTACCGCTATGCCGAACAGCTCGACCTCCTGCTGGCCGCCCAGACGGAACCCACCCGCAGGCTCTCCCACCCTGCGGTCAACGCGCTGCGGACGCATGTGTCGATGCTGCTGCGGCAGATCGTGCCCGGCGCCGACTGCGAACTGCTCTCGCAGACATTGCTCGCCTCCCTCGACCCGGCGGTGATCCACCACCAGACCAGGCGGTGCGGGATGCCCATGGAGCGGCTGGAGGCGGGCTGGATCGACCTGGTCGCCCGGATGACCGGAACCGAGCCGCCCCGACCGCCTGAGCCGTCCCGGTGA
- a CDS encoding dihydrolipoyl dehydrogenase family protein, producing the protein MTETESIAYDVVVLGAGPVGENIADRTRAAGLTTAIVESELVGGECSYWACMPSKALLRPVIAQADARRLPGLAQAVQGPLDTPAVLARRDGYTSHWKDDGQVAWVHGIGADLYRGHGRLAGPRTVTVTAPDGTVTTLTARHAVAVATGTRAQLPDLPGLAEVKPWTSREATSGKAAPGRLIVVGGGVVATEMATAWQALGSRVTLLVRGKGLLNRMEPFAGELVAEALTEAGADVRTGTSVESVTRENGTVVVATRAGDRLEADEILFATGRVPHTDDIGLDTVGLAPASWLEVDDTLRVTGTDWLYAVGDVNHRALLTHQGKYQARIAGAAIAARAAGDPVPDEAWGAHRATADHHAVPQVVFTDPEAAAVGLSLAEAEQAGHRVRAVDVEFSSVAGAGLYGDGYKGRARMVVDLQDEILRGVTFVGPGVGELIHSATIAVAGRVPVSRLWHAVPSYPTLSEVWLRLLEAYRDN; encoded by the coding sequence ATGACGGAAACGGAATCCATCGCGTACGACGTCGTGGTGCTCGGGGCCGGACCCGTGGGGGAGAACATCGCGGACCGCACCCGTGCGGCCGGCCTCACCACCGCGATCGTGGAGAGCGAACTGGTCGGCGGCGAGTGCTCCTACTGGGCGTGCATGCCCAGCAAGGCGCTGCTCCGGCCGGTGATCGCCCAGGCGGACGCCCGCCGGCTGCCCGGCCTCGCCCAGGCGGTCCAGGGTCCGCTCGACACCCCCGCCGTCCTCGCCCGCCGGGACGGGTACACCTCCCACTGGAAGGACGACGGCCAAGTCGCCTGGGTGCACGGCATCGGCGCCGACCTGTACCGCGGCCACGGGCGGCTCGCCGGCCCCCGCACGGTCACCGTGACCGCCCCCGACGGCACGGTCACGACCCTCACCGCCCGGCACGCCGTCGCCGTCGCCACCGGCACCCGCGCCCAGCTGCCCGACCTGCCCGGCCTCGCCGAGGTGAAGCCCTGGACCAGCCGCGAGGCCACCAGCGGCAAGGCGGCCCCGGGCCGGCTGATCGTCGTAGGCGGCGGTGTCGTCGCCACCGAGATGGCCACCGCCTGGCAGGCCCTCGGCTCCCGGGTCACCCTGCTGGTCCGCGGCAAGGGCCTGCTCAACCGGATGGAACCGTTCGCCGGCGAGCTGGTCGCCGAGGCGCTCACCGAGGCAGGCGCCGACGTCCGCACCGGCACCTCCGTGGAGTCCGTCACCCGCGAGAACGGCACCGTCGTGGTGGCCACCAGGGCAGGCGACCGTCTGGAGGCCGACGAGATCCTCTTCGCCACCGGCCGGGTGCCGCACACCGACGACATCGGCCTCGACACCGTCGGCCTGGCACCCGCCTCCTGGCTGGAGGTCGACGACACCCTCCGCGTCACCGGCACCGACTGGCTGTACGCGGTCGGCGACGTCAACCACCGCGCCCTCCTCACCCACCAGGGCAAGTACCAGGCCCGCATCGCCGGCGCCGCCATCGCCGCCCGCGCGGCCGGCGACCCCGTGCCGGACGAGGCCTGGGGCGCGCACCGGGCCACCGCCGACCACCACGCCGTACCCCAGGTCGTCTTCACCGACCCCGAGGCCGCCGCGGTCGGCCTCTCCCTCGCCGAGGCCGAACAGGCCGGCCACCGCGTCCGCGCCGTCGACGTCGAGTTCTCCTCCGTCGCGGGCGCCGGTCTGTACGGCGACGGCTACAAGGGCCGGGCCCGCATGGTGGTCGACCTGCAGGACGAGATCCTGCGCGGCGTCACCTTCGTCGGCCCGGGCGTCGGCGAGCTCATCCACTCCGCCACCATCGCCGTCGCCGGCCGCGTCCCGGTCAGCCGCCTGTGGCACGCGGTCCCGTCGTACCCGACGCTGAGCGAGGTGTGGCTGCGGCTGCTGGAGGCCTACCGCGACAACTGA
- a CDS encoding LacI family DNA-binding transcriptional regulator, which produces MRSVMVQIPNTPTSADVARLAGVSRATVSYVLNNTSAVRISEPTRRRVHEAARELGYVPHAAARSLRAGHSRMVLMPAPAIPVGPLYSGFLNELQWALGRLDYTVVQYGTVGLQGDEAARAWAELRPVAVLVPGAELGPRGVGVLKRSGARAVVTLGPERVEGAHALLMDHDAVGQCAGAHLYARGRRRIGVVVPEESGLEAYSRPRLAGVRQALHGTDATVTGLPLAYTEESAAQLAARWRESGLDAVFAYNDEYAMLLMRALQDAGVRVPEDVALIGADDLMLGRLLRPRLSTVHIELPSGRDLAELVDRAVRDPGGEPEVHKVLGASVVQRESS; this is translated from the coding sequence ATGCGGTCTGTCATGGTGCAGATACCGAACACGCCCACGAGTGCCGATGTGGCCCGCCTGGCCGGCGTCTCGCGCGCGACCGTGTCCTATGTCCTCAACAACACCAGCGCCGTACGGATCAGCGAGCCGACGCGGCGGCGCGTGCACGAGGCCGCGCGGGAACTGGGGTACGTTCCGCACGCCGCCGCCCGCAGCCTGCGCGCCGGACACAGCCGCATGGTCCTCATGCCCGCCCCGGCGATCCCGGTGGGCCCGCTCTACAGCGGATTCCTCAACGAGCTCCAGTGGGCGCTCGGCCGGCTCGACTACACCGTCGTGCAGTACGGCACCGTGGGCCTCCAGGGCGACGAAGCCGCCCGCGCCTGGGCGGAGTTGCGGCCGGTCGCCGTCCTGGTGCCCGGCGCGGAACTCGGGCCGCGGGGCGTCGGCGTCCTCAAGCGCTCCGGCGCCCGGGCCGTGGTCACCCTCGGCCCCGAACGCGTCGAGGGCGCACACGCCCTGCTGATGGACCACGACGCCGTCGGCCAGTGCGCGGGCGCCCACCTGTACGCCCGGGGCCGGCGCCGGATCGGTGTCGTGGTGCCCGAGGAGTCCGGCCTGGAGGCCTACTCGCGGCCCCGGCTCGCCGGTGTGCGCCAGGCGCTGCACGGCACGGACGCCACGGTGACCGGGCTGCCGCTCGCGTACACCGAGGAATCCGCCGCCCAACTCGCCGCCCGCTGGCGGGAGTCGGGGCTGGACGCGGTGTTCGCCTACAACGACGAGTACGCCATGCTGCTGATGCGCGCCCTGCAGGACGCAGGGGTGCGCGTCCCCGAGGACGTGGCCCTGATCGGCGCCGACGACCTGATGCTGGGCCGACTGCTGCGGCCGCGCCTCAGCACGGTGCACATCGAGCTGCCCTCGGGCCGCGACCTGGCGGAACTGGTCGACCGAGCCGTCCGCGACCCGGGCGGCGAGCCGGAGGTGCACAAGGTGCTGGGCGCGTCGGTGGTGCAACGCGAGTCCAGCTGA
- a CDS encoding ArsR/SmtB family transcription factor, whose amino-acid sequence MSTPLYQLKAEFFKTLGHPARIRVLELLSEREHAVAEMLPEVGIEPAHLSQQLAVLRRANLVRTRKEGSNVYYSLASPEVAELMRVARSILSGVLAGQAELLADLRAAQSEGKPPS is encoded by the coding sequence GTGAGTACGCCGCTGTACCAGCTGAAGGCCGAGTTCTTCAAGACACTCGGCCATCCGGCCCGCATCCGCGTCCTGGAGTTGTTGAGCGAGCGCGAGCACGCGGTCGCGGAGATGCTGCCCGAGGTGGGGATCGAGCCCGCGCACCTGTCCCAGCAGCTGGCCGTGCTGCGGCGGGCGAACCTGGTGCGCACCCGCAAGGAAGGGTCGAACGTGTACTACTCGCTGGCCAGCCCGGAGGTGGCGGAACTGATGCGGGTGGCCCGCTCGATCCTGTCCGGCGTGCTGGCGGGGCAGGCAGAACTGCTCGCCGACCTGAGAGCGGCCCAGTCGGAGGGGAAACCGCCGTCGTAG